One region of Streptomyces sp. NBC_00442 genomic DNA includes:
- a CDS encoding neocarzinostatin apoprotein domain-containing protein, which yields MRIRRSGLREKRGGALGRGTVALAIACAGLAGMPAAAQAAQATPAVRTAPATVAAASTACGADTGAQGLASSPVSDSLVSVDRADGRIAQFQLFYDATATRGLPFVWHREQAAPGGAYGAWRRVSAATVGPKSYSIAAMENSAGGLELLFSTYGTFCHSVENAGASGWSVPDAFGLAPAPYHGGVVLFKERDGSIDAFASGAGNGSTMEVRHQQSAGSGWGPVLATGPVPGQDVGLGQPGTVEQLADGRLHVTAREWNRDRTWETYQALPGGGWGPWTLMTPGAAPVAHQLTAAAAGPRLTVSRTTGLRDGDIVTFTIAGGPPKDYVWVKECAPSASATTCDDDTGRQFRVYPDGTYQLSPKKLYAQLATTAGSFDCRTASSANPCSLALTDNNGALLTTVPLRFAPHGDLEAPPTVKVNPDTGLVDGQAVRATGKRYEPQYHVLIMECVTGAADTLGCRPRSRPPATSDTGRVDETVTLSATFTAIDGRSIDCRAVNACELVVFGTRVRGPETVRHPLAFALPAATGS from the coding sequence ATGCGCATACGAAGAAGCGGGTTGCGGGAAAAGAGGGGCGGGGCGCTCGGTCGCGGCACGGTCGCGCTGGCGATCGCCTGTGCCGGGCTGGCGGGGATGCCCGCGGCGGCGCAGGCCGCACAGGCCACGCCGGCCGTACGGACGGCGCCCGCCACGGTCGCGGCCGCCTCCACGGCATGCGGCGCGGACACCGGCGCACAAGGTCTCGCGAGCTCGCCCGTCTCCGACAGCCTGGTCTCGGTGGACCGGGCGGACGGCCGGATCGCACAGTTCCAGCTCTTCTACGACGCCACGGCGACCAGGGGCTTGCCCTTCGTCTGGCATCGCGAACAGGCCGCGCCGGGCGGCGCGTACGGGGCATGGCGGCGCGTGAGCGCGGCGACCGTCGGCCCCAAGAGCTACTCCATCGCCGCGATGGAGAACTCCGCGGGCGGCCTGGAGCTGCTGTTCTCCACCTACGGCACGTTCTGCCACTCCGTCGAGAACGCCGGTGCGAGCGGCTGGAGCGTCCCCGACGCGTTCGGGCTCGCCCCGGCCCCGTACCACGGTGGAGTCGTCCTGTTCAAGGAACGCGACGGCAGCATCGACGCGTTCGCCTCCGGCGCGGGGAACGGCAGCACCATGGAGGTGCGCCACCAGCAGAGCGCCGGATCCGGCTGGGGCCCGGTGCTGGCCACCGGCCCGGTCCCCGGCCAGGACGTCGGCCTCGGCCAGCCCGGCACCGTGGAGCAACTCGCCGACGGCAGGCTGCACGTGACGGCCCGGGAATGGAACCGCGACCGCACGTGGGAGACCTATCAGGCGCTGCCCGGCGGAGGATGGGGCCCGTGGACGCTGATGACCCCGGGTGCGGCGCCGGTCGCGCACCAGCTCACCGCCGCGGCCGCGGGACCGCGGCTGACGGTGAGCCGGACCACCGGCCTGCGGGACGGCGACATCGTCACGTTCACCATCGCGGGCGGCCCGCCGAAGGACTACGTATGGGTCAAGGAGTGCGCTCCCTCGGCCTCCGCGACCACCTGTGACGACGACACCGGCCGCCAGTTCCGCGTGTACCCCGACGGCACGTACCAGCTCTCTCCGAAGAAGCTGTACGCCCAACTCGCCACCACGGCAGGGTCGTTCGACTGCAGGACCGCGTCGTCGGCCAACCCGTGCTCGCTGGCCCTCACCGACAACAACGGGGCGCTCCTGACCACCGTCCCGCTGCGCTTCGCCCCGCACGGGGACCTGGAGGCGCCGCCCACCGTGAAGGTGAACCCGGACACAGGCCTGGTGGACGGCCAGGCGGTGCGGGCGACAGGCAAGCGCTACGAACCGCAGTACCACGTCCTGATCATGGAGTGTGTCACCGGCGCCGCCGATACCCTTGGCTGCCGCCCCCGGTCGAGGCCGCCGGCCACGTCCGACACCGGGCGCGTGGACGAGACGGTGACCCTGTCGGCGACGTTCACCGCCATCGACGGCCGCTCCATCGACTGCCGTGCCGTGAACGCGTGCGAGCTGGTGGTCTTCGGCACCAGGGTCCGCGGCCCCGAAACGGTCCGCCACCCGCTCGCCTTCGCCCTGCCGGCGGCCACGGGAAGCTGA
- a CDS encoding DUF6215 domain-containing protein — MTEGSGEPVEDGRPAVQAVAAIAAVAALCGGLWWVSSGDGASRPQGLSKPAACESEKPGRTHGAADAKVVSGAQLCTALNRPDLAELLGTPGQIAKSASGGDGSMKLLGTDIATPSAQVQFETYTVALAATYDRLPVAGSAVHLGSGAQPRTVLDRPAVLYSSHTISIRFRVDGTDSSTGPGVPTRVLSVAQDAKDSGGSFEVTLFREDGTVPDEAVLLRVAEKVLPSVPRWVANG; from the coding sequence ATGACAGAAGGTAGCGGCGAGCCGGTCGAGGACGGGCGCCCGGCGGTTCAGGCCGTGGCGGCGATAGCCGCGGTGGCGGCGCTCTGCGGAGGTCTGTGGTGGGTGTCGTCCGGGGACGGCGCCTCGCGGCCGCAGGGCCTGTCGAAACCCGCCGCGTGCGAGAGCGAGAAGCCCGGGAGGACGCACGGCGCGGCCGATGCGAAGGTCGTGTCCGGCGCTCAGCTCTGCACCGCGCTCAACCGCCCCGACCTGGCCGAACTCCTCGGCACACCGGGGCAGATCGCGAAGTCGGCGAGCGGTGGTGACGGCTCGATGAAGCTCCTGGGCACGGACATCGCCACCCCTTCGGCCCAGGTCCAGTTCGAGACGTACACCGTGGCGCTCGCGGCCACCTACGACCGGCTTCCGGTGGCCGGGTCGGCCGTGCACCTGGGGAGCGGTGCACAACCGCGGACGGTACTGGACCGCCCCGCCGTCCTCTACTCGAGCCACACCATCAGCATCCGCTTCCGTGTCGACGGGACCGACTCCTCCACCGGTCCCGGGGTCCCGACGCGTGTGCTGTCCGTGGCCCAGGACGCCAAGGACAGCGGCGGCTCGTTCGAGGTCACCCTGTTCCGCGAGGACGGCACGGTCCCGGACGAAGCGGTGCTGCTGCGCGTCGCCGAGAAGGTGCTGCCGTCGGTCCCGAGGTGGGTGGCCAACGGCTGA
- a CDS encoding flavin monoamine oxidase family protein, giving the protein MHSPQPSGTSSRPVSLSRRGFTVGAATAVAAVAATPATAAPATSVAATATASGLAPAASASLSQRCLAVAHALLMRGPDGRDLVPSYRQVLVGSGLPRSAAPRKKVLVVGAGPAGLVAALLLRRAGHEVTLVEANGNRAGGRIKTFRTGGHEHAEQPFADPRQYAEAGAMRIPGSHPLVMALIDRLGVARQRFRLVDQNADDSPALRTWIHVNGLRVRRADYARGPRRVNRSFGVPPALWDVPSGKILSDALAPVRDEFSTVGPDGRRVDKPAEEMVAGWARVVERFGDWSMRRFLSEYAKLDDATIDLIGCLEDLTSRLPLSFIHSFLDAALISPDTAFWELRGGTAALPDALLKEVGDCIHFDRRVTRIEYWDPARPHTDTPHVSADGPHVWIDTVSEGREGAPVREQFSADLAILTVPFSGLRHIQVAPLMSYGKRRAVTELHYDSATKVLLEFSRRWWEFGEEDWKRELATIGPGLYDSYRRGLAPDDGSLLGRHDSVTGERLSGSQRAYYAAYRSVTRDQPGAVGSFGGGSVSDNPNRFTFNPSHPVAGSQGGVVLASYTWADDAMRWDSFDDDARYPHALAGLQEIYGQRIEIFYTGAGRTQSWARDPYAYGEASVLLPGQHTELFPDIATPEGPLHFAGDHTSLKPAWIEGALESAVRAALEVHSGR; this is encoded by the coding sequence ATGCACTCGCCTCAGCCGTCCGGGACTTCCTCCCGGCCCGTCTCCCTGTCCCGACGCGGTTTCACCGTCGGCGCGGCCACGGCCGTCGCCGCCGTCGCGGCGACTCCCGCAACGGCCGCGCCCGCGACCTCGGTCGCCGCCACGGCCACGGCATCCGGCCTGGCCCCCGCCGCATCCGCGTCGCTGTCGCAGCGCTGTCTCGCCGTCGCGCACGCCCTGCTGATGCGGGGCCCCGACGGCCGCGACCTCGTCCCGTCCTATCGCCAGGTCCTGGTGGGCAGCGGACTTCCCAGGTCGGCGGCTCCCCGCAAGAAGGTCCTGGTGGTGGGGGCCGGTCCCGCGGGACTGGTCGCCGCCCTGCTGCTGCGTCGCGCCGGTCACGAGGTCACGCTCGTGGAGGCGAACGGCAACCGCGCGGGCGGGAGGATCAAGACCTTCAGGACCGGTGGCCACGAGCACGCCGAGCAGCCGTTCGCCGACCCGCGCCAGTACGCGGAGGCCGGCGCCATGCGGATTCCGGGGAGCCATCCCCTGGTCATGGCTCTCATCGATCGTCTGGGAGTGGCGCGGCAGAGGTTCCGGCTGGTCGATCAGAACGCCGACGACAGCCCCGCGCTGCGAACCTGGATCCATGTCAACGGCCTGCGGGTCCGGCGGGCCGACTACGCGCGCGGTCCGCGACGGGTGAACCGCTCGTTCGGTGTGCCCCCCGCGTTGTGGGACGTTCCCTCCGGCAAGATCCTGAGCGACGCCCTGGCACCGGTGCGGGACGAGTTCAGCACGGTCGGTCCCGACGGGCGCCGCGTGGACAAGCCGGCCGAGGAGATGGTGGCCGGGTGGGCGCGCGTCGTCGAACGCTTCGGTGACTGGTCGATGCGCCGCTTCCTGAGCGAGTACGCCAAGCTCGACGACGCCACCATCGATTTGATCGGCTGCCTGGAGGACCTCACCTCACGCCTCCCGCTCTCCTTCATCCACAGCTTCCTCGACGCGGCGCTCATCAGCCCCGACACGGCGTTCTGGGAGCTTCGCGGCGGCACCGCGGCGCTGCCCGACGCCCTGCTCAAGGAGGTCGGCGACTGCATCCACTTCGACCGCCGCGTCACCAGGATCGAGTACTGGGACCCGGCACGGCCCCACACCGACACACCTCATGTGAGCGCCGACGGACCGCACGTGTGGATCGACACGGTGTCCGAGGGCCGCGAAGGCGCGCCGGTGCGCGAGCAGTTCAGCGCCGACCTCGCCATCCTCACCGTGCCGTTCTCGGGGCTGCGGCACATCCAGGTCGCACCCCTCATGTCGTACGGCAAGCGCAGGGCCGTCACCGAGCTCCACTACGACAGCGCCACGAAGGTGCTTCTCGAGTTCAGCCGGCGCTGGTGGGAGTTCGGCGAGGAGGACTGGAAGCGGGAACTCGCCACGATCGGGCCGGGGTTGTACGACTCCTACCGCAGGGGCCTGGCCCCCGACGACGGCAGCCTGCTCGGCCGGCACGACTCGGTCACCGGTGAGCGCCTCTCCGGCAGTCAGCGCGCCTACTACGCCGCGTACCGCTCCGTGACCCGTGACCAGCCGGGAGCCGTGGGCAGCTTCGGCGGGGGCTCGGTGAGCGACAACCCCAACCGCTTCACCTTCAACCCGTCCCACCCCGTGGCCGGCAGCCAGGGCGGCGTCGTGCTCGCTTCCTACACCTGGGCCGACGACGCGATGCGCTGGGACTCCTTCGACGACGACGCCCGCTACCCCCACGCCCTGGCTGGGCTCCAGGAGATCTACGGTCAACGAATCGAGATCTTCTACACCGGCGCGGGCCGGACCCAGAGCTGGGCGCGCGACCCGTACGCCTATGGCGAGGCCTCCGTGCTCCTGCCCGGCCAGCACACCGAACTGTTCCCCGACATCGCCACCCCGGAGGGCCCGCTCCACTTCGCCGGGGACCACACGTCCTTGAAGCCGGCCTGGATCGAGGGAGCCCTGGAATCGGCGGTGCGCGCGGCGCTCGAAGTGCATTCCGGGCGCTGA
- a CDS encoding plasmid stabilization protein, with the protein MPSGSSPKRERQYEHIKESAEDRGESTKRAKEIAARTVNKERARSGESKTASRSSTKDMSSSRRGGLRSRSGAQGQTYDQLYAEAQRRNIHGRSGMDKAQLRRALNGQ; encoded by the coding sequence ATGCCCAGCGGATCCAGCCCGAAGCGGGAACGTCAGTACGAGCACATCAAGGAGAGCGCCGAGGACAGGGGCGAGAGTACGAAGCGCGCCAAGGAGATTGCCGCACGGACCGTCAACAAGGAGCGGGCTCGATCGGGTGAGTCCAAGACCGCGAGCAGGAGTTCCACCAAGGACATGTCCTCGTCCAGGCGCGGGGGCCTGCGCTCGCGCAGCGGAGCGCAGGGCCAGACCTACGACCAGCTCTACGCCGAGGCCCAGCGCCGCAACATCCACGGCCGCTCCGGCATGGACAAGGCGCAGCTGCGGCGCGCGCTCAACGGACAGTAG
- a CDS encoding SMP-30/gluconolactonase/LRE family protein yields the protein MRRRPAAADRPGPAALPPLHRVALGAVGPEDVVFDGSGRVLTGVSDGRILRITLPALGRGAEIEEVGLTHGRPLGLEVLPDGRLLVCDAQRGLLRLDPDGPRGSGAEVLADRVAGAPLRFCSNATAAADGTVYFTVSSRRHGLDDWLSDILEHEPSGLLVRLAPGGEPQVLLDGLQFANGVALAPDASHVIVAETGACRLTRLWLTGPGAGRRDTPADALPGFPDNVSRGTGGGWWVALAGPRTPALEWLHRAAPRVRRTVAAAARRLPAPPASGARVIEVDEHDRIVRELHGAGRRFRMTTSVAERDGRLVMGSLRENCIAWCDLSTAP from the coding sequence GTGAGGCGCCGGCCTGCGGCGGCGGACCGTCCCGGCCCCGCGGCGTTACCGCCACTGCACCGGGTCGCCCTGGGCGCCGTCGGCCCGGAGGACGTCGTCTTCGACGGCTCCGGGCGCGTCCTGACCGGCGTGAGCGACGGACGGATACTGCGCATCACCCTTCCCGCGCTCGGCCGCGGGGCCGAGATCGAGGAGGTCGGCCTCACCCACGGACGGCCGCTCGGGCTCGAAGTCCTGCCCGACGGGCGCCTGTTGGTGTGCGACGCGCAACGGGGGCTGCTCAGGCTCGACCCGGACGGGCCGCGCGGGTCCGGGGCGGAGGTGCTCGCCGATCGCGTGGCCGGGGCGCCCCTGCGGTTCTGCAGCAATGCGACGGCGGCCGCCGACGGCACGGTCTACTTCACGGTTTCCAGCCGCCGTCACGGACTCGACGACTGGCTGTCCGACATCCTGGAGCACGAGCCGTCCGGCCTCCTGGTGCGACTGGCGCCCGGCGGCGAACCCCAAGTGCTCCTGGACGGACTGCAGTTCGCGAACGGGGTGGCGCTCGCACCCGACGCATCACACGTGATCGTGGCCGAGACCGGCGCCTGCCGTCTCACCCGGCTGTGGCTCACCGGTCCCGGCGCGGGCCGCCGGGACACCCCGGCCGACGCCCTGCCGGGGTTCCCGGACAATGTGTCCCGCGGCACGGGCGGAGGATGGTGGGTCGCACTCGCCGGGCCGCGAACACCTGCACTGGAGTGGCTGCACCGTGCCGCCCCCCGCGTCCGCCGGACCGTGGCCGCGGCCGCCCGGCGGCTGCCGGCGCCGCCGGCCTCCGGCGCCCGTGTGATCGAGGTCGACGAACACGACCGGATCGTGCGTGAACTGCACGGCGCCGGGCGGCGGTTCCGCATGACGACGTCGGTCGCAGAGCGCGACGGGCGCCTGGTCATGGGCAGCCTCCGGGAGAACTGCATCGCTTGGTGCGACCTGTCCACGGCGCCCTGA
- a CDS encoding CDGSH iron-sulfur domain-containing protein produces the protein MPNDPSDATRRVHMQREGPLLVEGPVEVVLEDGTTAVSERCMVALCTCRRSRRYPWCDTSHRRRSQE, from the coding sequence GTGCCGAACGACCCGTCTGACGCCACCCGGCGCGTTCACATGCAGCGCGAAGGGCCGCTGCTCGTCGAGGGCCCCGTGGAGGTGGTCCTGGAGGACGGCACCACGGCCGTCTCGGAGCGTTGCATGGTGGCCCTGTGCACCTGCCGTCGCAGCCGGCGCTATCCGTGGTGCGACACCAGCCACCGGCGCCGCAGCCAGGAGTGA
- a CDS encoding HemK2/MTQ2 family protein methyltransferase, which produces MTLIALPGVYDPQDDTDLLADALHDEAVPEGAEVLDIGTGTGALALAAARLGARVTAVDISRRAVISTRLNARLAGLPVRVVRGDLLSPLVGRAYDLILSNPPYVPALSPTVPERGAARAWDAGHDGRLLLGRICREAPRLLRPGGVLLIVHSALSDPQATLLELREQGLKAAVAGRRSIPFGPVLRSRRAWLVEQGLISDDDTMEELVVIRAERPV; this is translated from the coding sequence GTGACTCTCATCGCTCTCCCCGGCGTCTACGACCCGCAGGACGACACCGACCTGCTGGCCGACGCGTTGCACGACGAAGCGGTGCCCGAGGGCGCCGAGGTTCTGGACATCGGTACCGGCACCGGCGCGCTCGCCCTCGCGGCCGCCCGTCTCGGCGCCCGGGTCACCGCGGTCGACATCTCCAGGCGTGCGGTGATCAGCACCCGCCTCAACGCACGCCTGGCAGGTCTGCCCGTCCGGGTCGTGCGCGGCGATCTCCTCTCCCCCCTCGTGGGGCGCGCCTACGACCTCATCCTGAGCAACCCGCCCTATGTTCCCGCCCTCTCCCCCACCGTCCCCGAGCGCGGCGCCGCCCGAGCCTGGGACGCCGGGCACGACGGGCGCCTGCTGCTGGGCCGCATCTGCCGGGAGGCTCCCCGGCTGCTGCGTCCCGGGGGCGTCCTCCTGATCGTGCATTCGGCACTCAGCGACCCGCAGGCGACCCTTCTCGAACTGCGGGAGCAGGGACTGAAGGCGGCGGTGGCCGGCCGGCGGTCCATCCCGTTCGGACCGGTCCTGCGTTCCCGCCGTGCCTGGCTGGTGGAACAGGGGCTGATCAGCGACGACGACACGATGGAAGAGCTGGTGGTCATCCGTGCCGAACGACCCGTCTGA
- a CDS encoding iron-containing redox enzyme family protein, with translation MTISAHRSPALPVTRGELSAGLVGYLRGATTRLPDKSAVDRAAPYGDDLQLALYAGYELHYRGFDGVGDAYEWDPGLIALRGLMESRFLDALRQDATRDHDVDDAFAELLVEPVHGTGVSHFLQDGGELWQLREYAVQRSLYHLKEADPHAWVLPRLWGRAKAGMAAVEFDEWGGGRAERVHARLFADLMEDLGLDPAYGRYVDAASSEMLATVNLMSLLGLRRGLRGALLGHFATLEVTSSPSSRRMALAMKRAGGGPAAEFFYTEHVEADAVHEQVVRHEVIGGLLEQEPELAADVVFGIDATVFLEDRFGDHLLGHWKARNSSLRTPLPQ, from the coding sequence ATGACCATCAGCGCGCACCGAAGCCCCGCCCTCCCGGTTACCCGTGGTGAGCTGTCCGCGGGCCTCGTCGGCTATCTGCGCGGCGCGACGACCCGGCTCCCCGACAAGAGCGCCGTCGACCGCGCGGCACCGTACGGCGACGATCTCCAGCTCGCCCTGTACGCCGGCTACGAGCTGCACTACCGGGGCTTCGACGGCGTGGGCGACGCGTACGAGTGGGACCCCGGGCTGATCGCGCTGCGCGGCCTGATGGAGAGCCGTTTCCTCGACGCGCTGCGCCAGGACGCCACGCGGGACCACGATGTCGACGACGCCTTCGCCGAACTTCTCGTCGAGCCGGTCCACGGCACCGGCGTGTCCCACTTCCTCCAGGACGGGGGTGAGCTGTGGCAGCTGCGCGAGTACGCGGTCCAGCGTTCGCTCTACCACCTCAAGGAAGCCGATCCGCATGCCTGGGTACTGCCGCGGCTGTGGGGCCGGGCGAAGGCGGGCATGGCGGCGGTCGAGTTCGACGAGTGGGGCGGCGGCCGCGCCGAGCGGGTGCACGCCCGGCTCTTCGCGGACCTGATGGAGGACCTGGGGCTCGACCCGGCGTACGGACGCTATGTGGACGCCGCGTCGTCCGAGATGCTGGCCACGGTGAACCTCATGTCGCTCCTCGGGCTCCGCCGCGGGCTGCGCGGGGCGCTGCTCGGTCATTTCGCCACGCTGGAGGTCACCTCCTCGCCGTCCTCGCGACGCATGGCCCTCGCGATGAAGCGCGCCGGCGGAGGCCCGGCCGCGGAGTTCTTCTACACCGAGCACGTGGAGGCCGACGCGGTGCACGAACAGGTCGTGCGGCACGAGGTGATCGGCGGCCTTCTGGAGCAGGAGCCGGAGCTCGCCGCGGACGTCGTGTTCGGCATCGACGCCACCGTGTTCCTCGAGGACCGGTTCGGGGACCATCTGCTGGGGCACTGGAAGGCCCGGAACTCCTCACTGCGGACCCCGCTCCCCCAGTAG
- a CDS encoding ATP-binding protein: MRRGRWFSLADGPGVVAQCRDLTRQVLDEWFGAPGPEHGTTVADTLLLVSEVVTNACVHGGEPYELHLDRRGGRLWVAVSDRSQDRPRPDGPHRPARASGHGLHLLQKLSAAWGWMPRGQGKTVWFEMRVAGTAAGAAGPHGPG; this comes from the coding sequence GTGCGACGGGGCCGCTGGTTCAGCCTGGCGGACGGGCCGGGTGTGGTGGCGCAGTGCCGAGATCTCACCCGTCAGGTGCTCGACGAGTGGTTCGGGGCGCCCGGACCCGAGCACGGCACGACGGTCGCGGACACGCTGCTCCTGGTGTCCGAAGTGGTCACCAACGCGTGCGTGCACGGCGGTGAGCCGTACGAACTCCACCTCGACCGCCGCGGCGGCAGGCTCTGGGTGGCCGTGAGCGACCGCAGCCAGGACCGGCCCCGCCCGGACGGCCCGCACCGTCCGGCCCGCGCCTCCGGTCACGGCCTCCACCTGTTGCAGAAGCTCTCCGCGGCGTGGGGCTGGATGCCGCGCGGGCAGGGCAAGACCGTGTGGTTCGAGATGCGCGTCGCGGGCACGGCGGCAGGGGCCGCGGGCCCGCACGGGCCCGGCTGA
- a CDS encoding SigB/SigF/SigG family RNA polymerase sigma factor, with the protein MPMAGQVRPAPPPYGPTSLVRRRALGDIPDVPRPQDLSTQDARTLSETLFGRLAELDEGTPEYACVRNTLVELNLSLVRFAARRFRNRAEPAQDIFQVGTIGLIKSINRFDVSRGVDFASFALPTITGEMKRFFRDTSWAVQVPRRLQELRLRLAGACDALGQELGRPPTTAELAAHLRITEAEVAEGERASNAYTARSLDLTDDDSGATAVMRTLGREDPSFDVIECLDSLKPLITALTDRERTILSLRFVDELTQAEIGDRVGLSQMHVSRLLAQITNRLRTGLLTEG; encoded by the coding sequence ATGCCCATGGCCGGACAGGTTCGCCCAGCACCACCGCCGTACGGGCCGACGTCCCTCGTCAGGCGCCGGGCGCTCGGAGACATCCCCGACGTGCCACGCCCCCAGGACCTCAGCACCCAGGACGCCCGGACCCTCTCGGAAACCCTGTTCGGGCGGCTGGCCGAGCTCGACGAGGGCACGCCGGAGTACGCCTGCGTGCGCAACACCCTGGTGGAACTCAATCTCAGCCTGGTCAGGTTCGCCGCGCGCCGCTTCCGCAACCGAGCCGAGCCGGCCCAGGACATCTTCCAGGTCGGCACCATCGGCCTCATCAAGTCGATCAACCGGTTCGACGTGTCCCGCGGCGTCGATTTCGCCTCGTTCGCCCTCCCCACGATCACCGGAGAGATGAAGCGGTTCTTCCGTGACACCAGCTGGGCCGTGCAGGTACCGCGCCGGCTACAGGAACTGCGTCTGCGGCTGGCGGGGGCCTGCGACGCACTCGGACAGGAGCTGGGCAGACCGCCCACGACGGCGGAACTCGCCGCCCACCTGCGGATCACCGAAGCCGAAGTGGCCGAGGGAGAGCGGGCGTCCAATGCGTACACGGCCCGCTCGCTCGACCTCACCGACGACGACAGCGGAGCCACCGCCGTCATGCGCACCCTGGGAAGGGAGGACCCCTCGTTCGACGTCATCGAGTGCCTCGACTCCCTCAAGCCACTCATCACGGCCCTCACCGACCGCGAGCGCACGATCCTCTCGCTGCGCTTCGTCGACGAACTGACCCAGGCGGAGATCGGCGACAGAGTGGGGCTCTCGCAGATGCACGTCTCCCGCCTGCTGGCCCAGATCACGAACCGACTGCGCACCGGCCTCCTCACCGAGGGCTGA
- a CDS encoding ATP-binding protein, translated as MSGTGLAGRSQIRRLALFGVKGVVTRCRDFAADALDDWGWTSTADAADAERVDDVLLLVSEVVTNACLHAGGPRELVLRHADGRLRAEVSDSSHAVPTRRPHVPSMPGGHGLMMLDRLAGSWGSVPSAAGKTVWLEMALPSHGSRTGPPG; from the coding sequence ATGAGCGGCACAGGACTCGCCGGGCGAAGCCAGATCCGCCGTCTGGCCCTGTTCGGTGTGAAGGGTGTGGTCACCCGCTGCCGGGATTTCGCCGCCGACGCCCTGGACGACTGGGGGTGGACCTCGACCGCCGACGCGGCGGATGCCGAGCGGGTGGACGATGTGCTGCTTCTGGTCTCCGAGGTCGTCACCAATGCCTGCCTGCACGCCGGTGGCCCCCGCGAACTCGTCCTGCGTCACGCCGACGGCCGCCTGCGGGCCGAGGTGAGCGACAGCAGCCACGCCGTTCCCACGCGCCGCCCCCACGTGCCCTCGATGCCCGGCGGACACGGCCTGATGATGCTGGACCGGCTCGCGGGCAGCTGGGGCTCGGTGCCCTCGGCGGCGGGCAAGACGGTGTGGCTGGAGATGGCCCTGCCCTCTCACGGATCCCGGACGGGGCCGCCCGGTTAG
- a CDS encoding ScbR family autoregulator-binding transcription factor, protein MKQERAVRTRQSLIRSAAESFERHGYVQARLADISTNAGVSLGALHFHFENKAAVAAAVETTAAASLRRAGRLAQRPGMNALQRLTRTSQALADQLHRDVVSRAGLRLSGDTARLSRVDLRQEWQACVRQLLTEARDERLLVEHVDLTAMVATIVAATTGFGLLGRKDPRWVSPASLAGFWRLVMPCLAAPAPAQALGEVVAIGARAGAPEHDFLAATG, encoded by the coding sequence ATGAAACAGGAACGTGCCGTGCGCACCCGTCAGTCGCTGATCCGCTCGGCGGCCGAGTCCTTCGAGCGGCACGGATACGTCCAGGCCAGGCTGGCCGACATCAGTACCAACGCGGGCGTCAGCCTGGGTGCCCTCCACTTCCACTTCGAGAACAAGGCGGCGGTGGCCGCCGCGGTGGAGACCACCGCGGCCGCGAGCCTGCGGCGGGCCGGCCGGCTCGCCCAACGCCCCGGTATGAACGCCCTGCAGCGGCTGACCCGGACCTCGCAGGCCTTGGCCGACCAGCTGCATCGCGACGTCGTGTCGCGCGCCGGCCTGCGGCTGAGCGGCGACACCGCCCGGCTCAGCCGGGTGGACCTGCGTCAGGAATGGCAGGCGTGCGTACGGCAGTTGCTGACGGAGGCGCGCGACGAGCGGCTGCTCGTCGAGCATGTGGACCTGACGGCCATGGTCGCCACCATCGTCGCGGCGACCACCGGCTTCGGTCTGCTCGGCCGCAAGGATCCCCGCTGGGTCTCCCCGGCCTCGCTCGCCGGTTTCTGGCGGCTGGTCATGCCGTGCCTGGCGGCCCCCGCGCCCGCCCAAGCCCTCGGCGAGGTCGTGGCGATCGGAGCGAGGGCCGGCGCCCCCGAGCACGATTTCCTGGCGGCAACGGGCTGA